A window of the Natronomonas salina genome harbors these coding sequences:
- a CDS encoding 50S ribosomal protein L37e has protein sequence MTGAGTPSQGKKNKTTHVKCRRCGEKSYHKQNKVCASCGFGKTAKRRDYAWQSKQNE, from the coding sequence ATGACTGGAGCCGGGACCCCGAGCCAGGGCAAGAAGAACAAGACGACGCACGTCAAGTGCCGACGCTGCGGCGAGAAGTCCTACCACAAGCAGAACAAGGTCTGTGCGTCCTGCGGCTTCGGCAAGACCGCCAAGCGCCGCGACTACGCCTGGCAGTCGAAGCAGAACGAGTAA
- a CDS encoding LSM domain-containing protein, translated as MTDRPLDVLEETLGDEVSVTLKGGEMYDGVLAGYDQHMNLVLEEGDNVTIIRGDNVVSIQP; from the coding sequence ATGACAGACCGACCCCTCGACGTGCTCGAAGAGACGCTCGGCGACGAGGTGAGCGTCACGCTCAAGGGCGGCGAGATGTACGACGGCGTCCTCGCGGGCTACGACCAGCACATGAACCTCGTCCTCGAGGAGGGCGACAACGTAACGATTATCCGCGGCGACAACGTCGTCTCGATACAACCATGA
- a CDS encoding M20/M25/M40 family metallo-hydrolase, with the protein MDDDQRRFLDDLLSTATPSGFETAGQRVWLDYVDEFADETRVDAYGNAVAVHEGDPDAPSVAVTGHCDEIGLMVRDITDDGFLKLSSIGGSDRTVTRGQNVHVHTDDGVVDGVIGQVAIHLRDATTDEYADINEQYVDVGAEDGDEARELVDVGDPITFDTEVRDLRGDRVAARGMDNRVGIWTAAEAFRRAAESDPAATVYAVSTVQEEVGLKGAKMVGFDLEPDVAVAVDVTHATDHPEGPGDKGSGIELGEGAVVSRGSANHPELVALARDAAADDDADVQLQATGSFTGTDADAFYTTRGGIPSLNVAIPNRYMHTPVEVVDLADLESAAALLAGVAARSAEAAPFGVDI; encoded by the coding sequence ATGGACGACGACCAACGGCGGTTCCTCGACGACCTGCTGTCGACGGCGACGCCCTCCGGCTTCGAGACGGCCGGCCAGCGCGTCTGGCTCGACTACGTCGACGAGTTCGCCGACGAGACCCGCGTCGACGCCTACGGCAACGCCGTCGCGGTCCACGAGGGCGACCCCGACGCCCCCTCCGTCGCGGTGACCGGCCACTGCGACGAGATCGGCCTGATGGTCCGGGATATCACCGACGACGGCTTCCTGAAGCTCTCGAGCATCGGCGGGTCGGACCGGACGGTCACGCGCGGGCAGAACGTCCACGTCCACACGGACGACGGCGTCGTCGACGGCGTCATCGGCCAGGTGGCCATCCACCTGCGGGACGCGACGACGGACGAGTACGCCGACATCAACGAGCAGTACGTCGACGTCGGCGCCGAGGACGGCGACGAGGCCCGGGAGCTCGTCGACGTCGGCGATCCGATCACCTTCGACACCGAGGTTCGCGACCTCCGGGGCGACCGCGTGGCCGCCCGCGGGATGGACAACCGCGTCGGGATCTGGACGGCCGCCGAGGCGTTCCGTCGGGCGGCCGAGAGCGACCCCGCCGCGACCGTCTACGCCGTCTCGACGGTCCAGGAGGAGGTCGGGCTGAAGGGGGCGAAGATGGTCGGGTTCGACCTCGAACCCGACGTCGCGGTGGCCGTCGACGTCACGCACGCGACCGACCACCCGGAGGGGCCGGGCGACAAGGGCAGCGGGATCGAACTCGGCGAGGGAGCGGTCGTCTCGCGGGGGAGCGCGAACCACCCCGAGCTCGTGGCCCTCGCCAGGGACGCCGCGGCGGACGACGACGCCGACGTGCAACTGCAGGCCACCGGGAGCTTCACCGGCACCGACGCCGACGCCTTCTACACGACTCGGGGTGGCATCCCCTCGCTGAACGTCGCTATCCCGAACCGGTACATGCACACCCCCGTGGAAGTGGTCGACCTCGCCGACCTCGAGTCGGCGGCGGCGCTGCTGGCCGGCGTCGCCGCGAGGAGCGCGGAGGCGGCGCCCTTCGGCGTCGATATCTGA
- a CDS encoding 3-keto-5-aminohexanoate cleavage protein, translated as MSYQTYLDAEPVMITAALTGGVHGKEASPHLPETPEEVAEAAAACEAAGAAIVHLHARRENGERAFSRERFQELTEAVRDRTDLVVQHSTGGTGAPDDLRHEPLRTDPAPDMASLDMGPLNRYQHLTSENTRGLVESLAEEMLDRGIKPEMELFNGGHVNEVYELLERRPGLLEEPLYATLIFGGGTTERPTPDNFRRLIDLLPDGTLFNTLGFGQHQLPFAAMAIVFGGHVRVGLEDNRYFRRGELATNEQLVERAATLAETLERPVASPDEARDILGI; from the coding sequence ATGAGCTACCAGACGTACCTCGACGCCGAGCCGGTGATGATCACGGCGGCGCTCACCGGCGGCGTCCACGGCAAGGAGGCCAGCCCCCACCTCCCGGAGACGCCCGAGGAGGTCGCCGAAGCTGCGGCCGCCTGCGAGGCGGCCGGCGCCGCCATCGTCCACCTCCACGCCCGCCGCGAGAACGGCGAACGCGCCTTCTCCCGGGAGCGGTTTCAGGAACTGACCGAGGCGGTCCGCGACCGGACCGACCTCGTCGTCCAGCACTCGACCGGGGGGACCGGGGCCCCGGACGACCTGCGCCACGAGCCCCTCCGGACCGATCCCGCGCCGGACATGGCCTCCCTGGATATGGGTCCCCTGAACCGCTATCAGCACCTCACCTCCGAGAACACCCGTGGGCTGGTCGAGTCCCTCGCCGAGGAGATGCTGGACCGGGGCATCAAGCCCGAGATGGAGCTGTTCAACGGCGGCCACGTCAACGAGGTCTACGAGCTGCTCGAGCGCCGTCCCGGCCTGCTGGAGGAGCCCCTCTACGCGACACTTATCTTCGGCGGCGGCACGACGGAGCGACCGACGCCCGACAACTTCCGGCGGCTGATCGACCTGCTCCCGGACGGAACGCTGTTCAACACGCTCGGGTTCGGGCAGCACCAGCTCCCGTTCGCCGCGATGGCGATCGTCTTCGGCGGCCACGTCCGCGTGGGCCTGGAGGACAACCGCTACTTCCGGCGGGGCGAGCTCGCGACGAACGAGCAACTCGTCGAACGGGCGGCGACGCTCGCGGAGACGCTGGAACGTCCGGTGGCCTCACCGGACGAGGCCCGGGACATCCTGGGTATCTGA
- a CDS encoding zinc-dependent metalloprotease, translating into MSLFRAVRAVADAEGDGAVDWSAVGTAARAATDPGDLTLSEAEQQRYADDVADARDGIREAGGVDFDLPDRVQVQNRHHWIDANVTTFERLLAPIEEKASFSPSLARAANTGSMAVTLGFLANNVLGQYDPILLGDADHELYFVHPNIEKVAGTLDVDRDRFRRWIAFHEVAHAAEFGAAPWLGPHLEDSMEEAVSKLASGRFDRSALEELNVTMTAVEGYAELVMDRAFDQEYEDLREKLDARRQNVGPVSQLIRKLLGFGMKREQYERGKAFFDAVADARGVAGAAVVWEDPKNLPTDEELDDPAKWLARV; encoded by the coding sequence GTGAGTCTCTTTCGCGCCGTCCGCGCCGTCGCCGACGCCGAGGGCGACGGGGCCGTCGACTGGAGCGCCGTCGGCACCGCCGCCCGCGCCGCGACCGACCCGGGGGACCTGACCCTCTCCGAGGCCGAGCAGCAACGGTACGCCGACGACGTCGCCGACGCCCGCGACGGCATCCGCGAGGCCGGCGGCGTCGACTTCGACCTGCCGGACCGCGTCCAGGTGCAGAACCGACACCACTGGATCGACGCCAACGTCACCACGTTCGAGCGCCTGCTGGCGCCCATCGAGGAGAAGGCCAGCTTCTCCCCGTCGCTGGCCCGCGCCGCCAACACCGGCTCGATGGCGGTGACGCTCGGGTTCCTCGCGAACAACGTCCTCGGGCAGTACGACCCCATCCTCCTCGGCGACGCCGACCACGAGCTCTACTTCGTCCACCCCAACATCGAGAAGGTCGCGGGGACGCTGGACGTCGACCGCGACCGGTTCCGCCGCTGGATCGCCTTCCACGAGGTCGCCCACGCCGCCGAGTTCGGCGCCGCGCCGTGGCTCGGCCCCCACCTCGAGGACTCGATGGAGGAAGCGGTCTCGAAGCTCGCCTCGGGACGCTTCGACCGGAGTGCGCTCGAGGAGCTCAACGTCACCATGACGGCCGTCGAGGGGTACGCCGAGCTGGTCATGGACCGGGCGTTCGACCAGGAGTACGAGGACCTCCGCGAGAAGCTCGACGCCCGCCGCCAGAACGTCGGCCCGGTCTCCCAGCTCATCCGGAAGCTGCTCGGTTTCGGCATGAAACGCGAGCAGTACGAGCGCGGCAAGGCGTTCTTCGACGCGGTCGCCGACGCCCGAGGGGTCGCCGGCGCGGCGGTCGTCTGGGAGGACCCGAAGAACCTCCCGACCGACGAGGAACTGGACGACCCCGCGAAGTGGCTGGCCCGGGTGTGA
- a CDS encoding zinc ribbon domain-containing protein: MESLAFVAAVALLLVVLHAVVAAYVYRVAHSGDGRLLEREASADERAVQQTDEPPEVPDDSVSCPTCGAPNDPSYQFCRRCVADLSGKQRASAEVAAGRLGS; this comes from the coding sequence ATGGAATCGCTCGCCTTCGTCGCGGCGGTCGCCCTCCTGCTGGTCGTCCTCCACGCGGTCGTCGCCGCCTACGTCTACCGGGTGGCCCACTCGGGGGACGGTCGGCTCCTCGAGCGCGAGGCGAGTGCAGACGAGCGAGCGGTCCAGCAAACGGACGAACCCCCGGAGGTGCCGGACGACTCGGTGTCCTGTCCCACCTGCGGCGCTCCCAACGACCCGAGCTACCAGTTCTGCCGTCGCTGCGTCGCGGACCTGAGCGGAAAACAGCGCGCGTCCGCCGAGGTCGCCGCGGGGCGGCTCGGCAGCTGA